One window of Acropora palmata chromosome 1, jaAcrPala1.3, whole genome shotgun sequence genomic DNA carries:
- the LOC141897805 gene encoding uncharacterized protein LOC141897805 — translation MMSEASCGALCQHPECWRANLQRVKDAVKLRNGIYTEQNMEQKQCLSTAQRNDHHKDGSLPTLKVVDMFSETGLGDNSKLPNTLSKPNPHHQTSASLPSLSPNSSQPLSPSHSPSVPVPRPSPVSPAVQTDYQKGMLWKRNAQSTSDSTSAKSDKQHASIVGVHELYEADELLQDWKDVYITSAYLIWCQNHRRKKRKAKSTGSIRKDPRRVTFKDVTEDMIPATMQKSQPKRPERRRSPTVGLPFSPSRASSYRPVHVQHLDLAEYGLEDFGDFPKSVIAGILQHLNPNKVPGDKELPLGLEAHPKSQLSSRARDAKKTQPSSRMDQNKQQTLEQTVNAAKTSRMLLDIDINSQITSPAEETAIDEKVTEVESTRFKQETNAEPKIVKATREKLLARQGRVMLPLASVGIPTQRGPKMKLHHCTNSIPRILDLSVAMEPVDVVSVTPTPSGTTIEDEAETQDSQLCILDDSAMERILFESEPVWPNGHRYHLVRGHVTSALRYSPFPVRAPAPTPMSPERYGHFGRTTHSREHANTLVSQRMTSWDELICENDRDELVPDRGILGRPGDDSDELRVDPVFITEDVTHVPTATPVSIQKGTEEFPGDKMIINYIEDTDDISYPARSPTPGSKTVIPRDILSEFHGDLYGRNAMLARHKVKEKQRIARESHLQSDASAYIAPAWRTPLSRTPIPLSETPSRKAPKPLRQPPAESVPRSLSVQPIAKRTLQRPRSSPPGASSSRGSIEIPLQQILSDSSLVNTSRDNTEGQSMIVQASSSTVDSCGSIPPPPSPEVPIVAGLSNKLDPLSEVEERSSLASASVADGTSQVDNGDADNIVNQSEVHEDNEGIDCQKTSEKVGLESIREGTDVAEVAEIVPEEALIATETLDSQQANHDIISANQELSLLNSDSITSETRQNPSQAPSDEQNVVSGKESVNRIEESGNAQDEIFAKTNATPDESNTTEQPTEEEAIAPPHPPESPDIINTPDFTEGLDMTLDMEAQLRAAMEGLDDFDQSETEEEQSSPKLEGW, via the exons ATGATGAGCGAGGCTTCTTGTGGCGCTTTGTGTCAACATCCCGAATGTTGGAGAGCAAACTTACAGAGGGTTAAAGATGCCGTAAAGCTTAGAAATGGCATCTATACTGAACAAAATATGGAGCAAAAACAGTGTTTATCTACAGCTCAAAGAAATGATCATCACAAAGATG GCTCCCTTCCAACACTGAAAGTTGTGGACATGTTCAGCGAGACTGGCCTTGGAGATAACAGTAAGCTACCTAACACGTTATCAAAGCCAAATCCACATCATCAGACATCTGCATCACTTCCATCATTATCGCCAAATTCAAG TCAGCCATTGAGCCCTTCTCATTCTCCATCTGTTCCTGTACCTCGGCCATCCCCTGTTTCGCCAGCGGTTCAAACAGATTACCAGAAAGGCATGCTATGGAAAAGGAATGCACAGAGTACTTCCGATTCAACCAGCGCAAAGTCTGACAAGCAGCATGCATCCATTGTGGGTGTTCACGAATTGTATGAGGCTGATGAATTGCTGCAGGATTGGAAGGATGTGTACATCACATCGGCATACCTCATCTGGTGTCAAAACCATAGG agaaaaaaaagaaaagcaaagagcACTGG TTCCATTAGAAAAGATCCTCGGAGAGTAACGTTTAAAGATGTTACAGAAGACATGATTCCAGCTACAATGCAAAAATCACAACCG AAGCGTCCAGAACGACGCAGGTCACCCACTGTCGGGCTACCTTTCAGTCCAAGTAGAGCCAGTTCTTATCGCCCTGTGCATGTCCAACATCTGGATCTTGCTGAATATGG GCTGGAAGATTTTGGGGACTTTCCAAAATCAGTTATCGCTGGAATCCTTCAACATCTAAACCCTAA TAAAGTGCCAGGAGACAAGGAGTTGCCGCTAGGTTTAGAGGCTCATCCCAAATCACAATTGAGTTCAAGAGCTAGGGACGCAAAAAAGACACAACCATCATCAAGAATGgatcaaaacaaacagcagACGCTGGAGCAGACGGTTAATGCTGCTAAAACTTCGCGTATGCTCCTTGATATCGACATTAACTCGCAAATCACTTCTCCTGCAGAGGAGACAGCCATCGATGAGAAGGTAACAGAGGTGGAGTCAACTCGCtttaaacaagaaacaaatgcgGAGCCCAAAATAGTCAAAGCGACAAGAGAGAAATTGTTAGCAAGACAAGGGCGTGTTATGTTGCCTCTGGCCTCGGTTGGTATACCAACACAGCGTGGACCCAAAATGAAGCTTCATCATTGCACGAATTCCATCCCCCGCATCTTGGATTTAAGCGTTGCCATGGAACCCGTGGATGTAGTTTCTGTCACACCCACACCCTCAGGAACAACAATTGAGGATGAGGCAGAGACCCAGGATTCGCAGCTTTGCATCCTGGATGACAGTGCCATGGAGCGAATTCTATTTGAAAGTGAACCTGTTTGGCCGAATGGTCACAGGTATCATCTGGTCAGAGGCCACGTGACTTCTGCTCTGAG GTATTCTCCTTTTCCAGTGCGCGCGCCAGCTCCCACACCCATGAGCCCAGAGAGATACGGACACTTCGGTCGCACAACACACTCCAGGGAACATGCTAACACCCTTGTGTCTCAACGAATGACGAGCTGGGATGAACTCATTTGTGAGAACGATAGAGACGAGTTGGTGCCCGACCGGGGGATTCTTGGGCGTCCTGGGGATGATAGCGACGAATTACGAGTTGATCCAGTGTTTATTACTGAAGACGTGACACATGTTCCAACCGCTACACCAGTatcaattcaaaaaggcaCGGAGGAATTTCCAGGGGATAAAATGATCATAAATTATATTGAGGACACCGATGACATTTCATATCCAGCTCGTAGTCCGACTCCCGGCAGTAAAACTGTCATTCCTCGTGATATACTTTCGGAATTTCACGGAGATCTTTACGGAAGAAACGCCATGCTCGCACGTCACAAagtgaaggaaaaacaaaggaTTGCCAGAGAATCTCATCTGCAATCTGATGCTTCTGCCTATATCGCGCCGGCTTGGCGGACACCTCTTTCAAGGACTCCGATTCCGTTGTCAGAAACTCCCTCCCGAAAAGCCCCCAAACCCCTCAGACAGCCCCCTGCGGAAAGCGTGCCCCGGTCGTTGTCTGTACAACCGATTGCAAAACGGACACTGCAGAGACCCAGGAGCTCTCCTCCTGGCGCAAGCTCCTCCAGGGGTTCAATTGAGATACCGCTTCAGCAAATCCTATCCGATTCATCCCTCGTGAATACATCACGAGACAATACCGAAGGTCAATCCATGATTGTACAAGCGTCGTCATCTACCGTGGACAGCTGTGGATCTatcccccctcccccttctCCTGAGGTTCCCATCGTCGCTGGGTTGTCCAACAAGCTTGATCCTCTGAGCGAAGTTGAAGAGAGAAGCAGCTTAGCTTCTGCGAGTGTTGCAGATGGGACGAGCCAGGTAGATAATGGTGACGCGGATAACATTGTTAATCAGTCAGAAGTTCATGAAGACAACGAAGGGATCGACTGTCAGAAAACATCGGAGAAAGTAGGACTTGAAAGCATCCGAGAAGGAACAGATGTTGCCGAAGTGGCAGAAATTGTCCCGGAAGAAGCGTTGATTGCAACAGAGACTCTCGATTCACAGCAGGCCAATCATGATATCATTTCGGCCAATCAGGAACTGTCTCTGCTAAACTCAGACAGTATTACCTCTGAAACAAGACAAAATCCATCCCAAGCTCCCTCTGATGAACAGAATGTTGTTTCCGGCAAAGAATCTGTGAACCGAATAGAAGAGTCAGGAAATGCACAAGACGAGATTTTCGCGAAAACGAACGCTACACCGGATGAATCGAATACCACGGAGCAGCCGACTGAGGAGGAGGCCATTGCTCCTCCGCACCCCCCTGAGTCACCTGATATCATCAATACTCCTGATTTTACCGAGGGACTAGACATGACCCTCGACATGGAGGCCCAGTTGCGCGCGGCCATGGAGGGACTGGATGACTTTGATCAGAGCGAGACCGAGGAAGAACAAAGTTCCCCTAAACTGGAGGGCTGGTAG
- the LOC141897841 gene encoding somatostatin receptor type 4-like yields MNESLTSQAPQALFNCSSSRFPNSEVEREAYQQFCRCIIPPESWHTMVEMVLSKLLLFISILGNALVIYVLQRMKRNGDQMGAMKLLIQNLSVADMSVCIMYNVSEAVSIDSVYTSIPVCKLVAGLLWTTLATSSCLICCVSVERYFATVKPFDFSIDTRKTVLMIVFSWYYSLTFSIPDFYLITKVDVSFCGKGNVALCTYDFFRGTDITITLLTTLSATFLVPILFTVCVNIAVVKTLLRSQGTKLFRKFRPKTCRKRRGVVFIVLLLTAIFVVCSLPFATHLLLNALNIAIPKQVTIVAYYLMLVNSTANAFVYSFFSAEFRKNCNQLFCPRLHVLRNLFK; encoded by the coding sequence ATGAACGAGTCGCTTACATCACAAGCACCGCAAGCTCTCTTTAACTGCTCCAGTTCAAGATTTCCTAACTCTGAAGTTGAAAGAGAAGCTTATCAACAATTTTGTCGCTGTATTATTCCACCAGAATCATGGCACACGATGGTAGAAATGGTCCTCAGCAAGTTGTTGCTATTCATCTCCATTTTGGGCAATGCCCTTGTAATTTACGTCCTGCAACGGATGAAGCGAAATGGAGATCAAATGGGCGCGATGAAACTGCTCATTCAAAATCTCAGCGTTGCTGACATGTCTGTGTGCATCATGTACAACGTGAGCGAAGCTGTTAGCATTGATTCCGTTTACACCAGCATTCCAGTGTGTAAGCTAGTAGCAGGGTTGTTGTGGACCACGCTTGCAACCTCCTCTTGCCTCATTTGCTGCGTTTCAGTCGAACGGTATTTCGCCACTGTAAAACCGTTTGATTTTTCTATCGACACTCGTAAAACCGTTCTGATGATCGTCTTTTCGTGGTATTACTCTCTGACGTTCTCTATTCCTGACTTTTACCTCATAACGAAGGTGGATGTATCATTTTGTGGGAAAGGTAATGTTGCGTTGTGCACCTACGATTTTTTCAGAGGCACGGATATAACAATTACTTTACTCACTACCCTGTCGGCAACTTTCCTGGTTCCAATCCTATTTACTGTTTGCGTGAACATTGCTGTTGTTAAGACTTTATTGCGTAGCCAAGGCACTAAACTGTTCAGAAAATTCAGGCCGAAAACCTGTAGAAAACGTCGTGGCGTCGTGTTTATAGTGTTGCTTTTGACTGCTATATTTGTCGTATGCTCGCTTCCCTTTGCTACTCATTTATTGCTGAATGCATTGAACATAGCAATACCAAAGCAAGTTACTATAGTTGCCTATTATCTCATGCTTGTTAATAGTACTGCGAACGCTTTTGTTTATTCGTTTTTCAGTGCCGAATTCCGGAAAAACTGTAATCAATTGTTTTGTCCTCGTTTACACGTGCTGAGAAACTTGTTTAAATGA